ACTTTCGCTTGGTTATtgcctgagaaaaaaaacacaattgcCAAGGCGATTTTGGGCGTAAGTAGTTGCCTTTGAACCCAGACGAACCCATATATTTGTCCCAGACAAATGTCCGAGTTCCAGGGAAAGGTTATGGAGTATGAGTAATAGCAGGCTTTTTGATGATTTACTTTACAagcatttaatgatttaaaCTGACAAAAGCTACACTTTAATGACCAATCCGTGCCAACGATTATAATACCGAGCCCTGATTTAACCCGAGAAAGGTAGTGCGTGGTGGAGCCATTGTTTTCGACAGTGGGAGGCGCTATTATATCATATTtctagattttttaaattttgtactTTAACTTTGTTATGAGCTACTTTAAAGTTAATTTAGAAAAGATCTTAGATTTGTAACATCAGTCTCAAGCGTCTGGAATGAAGACAAGGTCATCCCGGTAAGCGATTGTGCAACGCTTCGTGTAGTTATTGTTCAAGCGACGTTGACATCCATGTTACTGTAGAGCGGAACATCTAAAGGGGCAATGTTGTGACACAAATAGAGCCAGATAGCTAACTAAACGTCTTTGAACTTCTCCTATTCATAATAAATCACTCAGATGTCTTTGcactttacatattcttatTTACACTGTTAAATTTTAGGCGTCAGAACAGCTTAACCTTATCAGCTTGCAAGAGTGCCTTCTCGTCGCTTGGACTGGATTTTGGTGAAAATCAcgaaataaagtgtttattcAGGACAAGGTAATAAAACGCCAGAACATAGTATAGTAAAGTTTTCCCATTCCTTCCCCGTGTAGCTGACCTGCTACCAGTGTGATCGAGCACTGGCTGACAGCCGTGTACAGAGGGATCCTGGTGGCTGGCGAATGTGTTGTTGGGGATGTGGATTTCTGTGGTGCTGGCGCTCACTGTGCTCCCTGCCATGTTCGGGCTGTCGCTGGGCTTCACAGACCTCTACATTAAAGTGCTGGTCAAAACACTGGAGGTAAATACACGGGAACAGTTTCCAGTTACACAAGGCATTTAGAGGTTTTGCGGGTTACAGTGAAGTCAGTGCTTTTTCCCATGAATCTCATATAATATGTTTCCAAAGttaaatttaaaacagaaacatagaGTATACCACTGCTTCTTAAtagcaaattacattttacaatgtcATCAATGTGTAGTTAGTCTAGTTTTAATAGCCATACCAGTTAAGCAATGGCTTGTATGTGTTAAAGTTCTGTGTAAAAGGGCACCCAGAAATAAACTCGTTCTCTGAATAGTGGGCAGCTCTGAGAATTCAGAGGGCACAGAAGGTACCTGCAGTCCCCTGTCATCTACCCAATGGTGAGTATATTCATAGATGTATTTTTTACCATAGACCACCAAAATAGATAGATGCAGTACACATGTGAAACAGTATGTTATATGATTTACTGATTGTAAGGGAAATTTAGGATTAATCGTGACTGTGTTAGTGTACAGTGCACAAgcagttatatatttattggcTGGAATCTGTAACACATCAGGCTTCATTGCAAAATGAAGTATAAAGCAGCTTATTTCTCCATGCACAAGTCTGTGATTCAAGTCaagtcaaaacattttaaaagcacagcCAGTGTTCAATATTATATTATGCAATTAggttttattctaaaataattttttcattctttattatttttttcatgaaatggctccatttttgttttactatCTACATTCACTGGAACATTTCTTGGCATTAGCAATATCCATTCAATTGAACTGAGTGTAAGTCACTGATTTCATAATTTTAGTTGGACAGCTGGCATTTAGATTTGAACTTTAACCAGCTTAAGACATGACATCGATCAACTCTAGAggcattatttatttgaaatctACTGAATGACACTATATACACCAGTCACAATTATAATTTTCTAGACAAGCATTCTTTACACCAGTCAACACTAGACACCAGTATTCAGGAACCCTGGTAGTCCTGACCAAAACATTACTTTAATTAACAAAGTTTTCACTGAGTTAGAATTATTTTGTTCTCTATTCATATTTTGACATTCAGACTGTAAAATAGTAGCTTTTTAGTGCATGAATACATGAGTATGTGTTCCATTAGTTTGTTGATATGCAATTTCTTACAAAAAGTTTATTGCATTCATATTATGTGTAATaaatactatatactacatttttgtgtatataaagaTATCGTAACATcttaatgtaaaaatacagaaaaacaacctaTCCAATCATGATCACTGAGAAAAAGTTCTCCGTGGAGTTCATTAAGAACACAGCTGGCTGCAGTACTGAGTCTGAAGAAGGTCCACCATTTCAGGAATTATTCAGAAAGGTGACAGCTCTATGGAAGAAGAGATCGTGGAGCTGCGTCGCATGCATCCACACCCTCTTACTGGGGGAAACTTCACGCTGTGTGACACCTTTTACTTCTGTAAGAAGGGCATAGAGAGCATTGTGGAAGATCAGGTCACTCAGCGCTTTACGTCTGAGGAGCTTGCCTCCTGGAACCTGCTGACTCGGACAAACAACAACTTCCATTACATCAGCATGCGAGTTACCATCATATGGGGCCTGGGTGTGTTCATTCGCTACTGTATCCTCTTACCTCTTAGGTGAGTCTCAGGTGACTGCTAGTGCTATTGGCTATTAAACTATGTGTCTGTTCATTTACTTGACCTAACTCCTTacgtttatttgtttgttacatGTATGTGTCCTTGTGACAGGATCATCCTTGCTGCTACTGGACTGAGCTGGCTAGTGATAGGCACCACACTGGTGGGCATACTGCCCAACAGCAAGTAATATTCCAGTTTGATAAATATGCTCTCAAGAATTAAGCACAAAGACTTGTGTTGCACGAGCAAAGTGATAGAAACCAATGAGCAATAAGCGATTAAACTTTAACATGAGTGTTTTCAAAGGTTCGCATTCAAGCATGTGGTTATGTGGGAAGCCACCGTAGGAGTTGAACTATGTACTAACATTAACCTTTCCGTCATTGTCAGTGTGAAGGACAGGATTAGTGATCTGCTCCACATTACTTGCTACAGGATCTGTGCTAGAGGCTTGTCAGCCAAAATTCACTACCACAACAAGTGGGTAGCTGCTTCAGATCCTCCCCCACCCTGTAtctttcttcttccttctcctccacctcctcctacttcttcttcttcttcctcctccacctcctcctacttcttcttctttcttctccacctccacctcctgctactttttcttcttccttctccacctcctcctacttcttcttcttcctcctccacctcctcctcctacttcttcttcctcctcctcctccacctcctcctacttcttcttcttcctcctcctccacctcctcctacttcttcttcttcctactcctcctccacctcctcctacttcttcttcttcctcctccacctcctcctacttcttcttcctcctcctccacctcctattactttttcttcttcctactcctcctgcacctcctcctacttcttcttcttccttctccacctcctcctacttctttttcttcctcctcctctacctcctcctACTTCTTCTttctgctcctccacctcctcctacttcttcttcttcctcctcctcctccacctcctcctacttcttcttcttcttcttcttcttcttcttcttcttcttctatgTTTTGTCTAGTGTTTCTTTACCAGTTATAACAGTTTTTATGATTGCAGAGAAAATCATCCAAAGAAAGGAGGCATTTGTGTTGCAAACCATACTTCTCCAATCGATATTGTTATTTTGGCTAATGATGGATGTTATGCTATGGTATGTACTTAAGcttttaatgatttttaaaaaattaattgtaGTCTAGTTTGGTATAACCACTACTGCATTTAATACAATATGCTATCTTATGGACTGCAATTGATAGCTTAAAATGCACATGTGAAATCATGAGGTGTTTGTATCATGCATGTTGTAGGCTGACAAGAACACATTTAGTAAATAATGCCTACCAGTAGCTTGTGTatcagtcacctcacctcttCATAGGTCGGTCAAGTTCATGGCGGCCTGATGGGGCTCATTCAGCGGTCCATGGTGAGATCCTGCCCCCATGTATGGTTTGAGAGGTCAGAGATGAAAGATCGCCATGCAGTGGCCAAAAGGTGACAcagcacatacaaacaaaagttAGCGCAGGAAGCGAACAGTGAGATTCTGAACAGTCTAGCAGTGACTGTAGTGCAGAATCTGTCTGCCTGTGGTGCACAGTCAGATGTTACATTACTACAACCATGCCTGTGGGGAACCTTTCATTTAACCACTAGcttgctttttctgttttccagaCTGAGAGATCATGTTGCTGACAAAACCAAACAGCCCATTCTTATTTTCCCAGAGGGTAAGCCCTCTACTGTGTTGATGTGTTTTGCATTACTTCTGTTGATTAGCTATGTGAATTTGTATAGCAATATGATTATATGATGTGAAATGATACGATTTAGCATTGCAAGTAGTTCTAATTCATGCACAGCGACATATAAATACGTTTTATATGGACATATCAGAGATCATAAAACAATAGCAACGAATACCTTTAACTGCTCcagcaaaatatatatatatatatatatcatatattgtACATGCCCTCTCCTTTTCTTAAGGCCCAGTAGTGCTGGGACCTGGACTGTCCAGCACTTAACTGCTGAATCAGCAGTCTGGCTCAAAAAGAAATGCATGGAACATTTT
This is a stretch of genomic DNA from Electrophorus electricus isolate fEleEle1 chromosome 6, fEleEle1.pri, whole genome shotgun sequence. It encodes these proteins:
- the gpat3 gene encoding glycerol-3-phosphate acyltransferase 3 isoform X2; amino-acid sequence: MWISVVLALTVLPAMFGLSLGFTDLYIKVLVKTLEWAALRIQRAQKVPAVPCHLPNGIIQKGDSSMEEEIVELRRMHPHPLTGGNFTLCDTFYFCKKGIESIVEDQVTQRFTSEELASWNLLTRTNNNFHYISMRVTIIWGLGVFIRYCILLPLRIILAATGLSWLVIGTTLVGILPNSKENHPKKGGICVANHTSPIDIVILANDGCYAMVGQVHGGLMGLIQRSMVRSCPHVWFERSEMKDRHAVAKRLRDHVADKTKQPILIFPEGTCINNTSVMMFKKGSFEIGKTIHPVAIKYDPQFGDAFWNSAKYSMVAYLLRMMTSWAIVCNVWYLPPMSQQDGEDAVNFANRVKSAIAHQGGLVDLSWDGGLKRGKVKESYKEAQQKMYSSMIVGH
- the gpat3 gene encoding glycerol-3-phosphate acyltransferase 3 isoform X1 encodes the protein MWISVVLALTVLPAMFGLSLGFTDLYIKVLVKTLEWAALRIQRAQKVPAVPCHLPNGIIQKGDSSMEEEIVELRRMHPHPLTGGNFTLCDTFYFCKKGIESIVEDQVTQRFTSEELASWNLLTRTNNNFHYISMRVTIIWGLGVFIRYCILLPLRIILAATGLSWLVIGTTLVGILPNSNVKDRISDLLHITCYRICARGLSAKIHYHNKENHPKKGGICVANHTSPIDIVILANDGCYAMVGQVHGGLMGLIQRSMVRSCPHVWFERSEMKDRHAVAKRLRDHVADKTKQPILIFPEGTCINNTSVMMFKKGSFEIGKTIHPVAIKYDPQFGDAFWNSAKYSMVAYLLRMMTSWAIVCNVWYLPPMSQQDGEDAVNFANRVKSAIAHQGGLVDLSWDGGLKRGKVKESYKEAQQKMYSSMIVGH